In Silene latifolia isolate original U9 population chromosome X, ASM4854445v1, whole genome shotgun sequence, the following proteins share a genomic window:
- the LOC141617915 gene encoding putative disease resistance protein RGA1, translating to MALSVAQTIFAALECQELKRVCSAFGYKADLEKLQGTMETIKAVLLDADAKKEKLTYEAQLYIKRLEDASYDADDLIDEFVTLAQQKKLVKGNKVRLLSLFKDMGVAYNISHGVKKVRDNLVNIVDQHNKFGLNIDHQPIRKRREETCSYIYANDIIGRDDDLVKIRNMLMDSNVQRDVSFLTITGMGGLGKTALAQLVYNDEKVKYEFPRRLWVCVSDQDLGYLDIRDVFRKILVSAMDEPYDGCTLELMQCKVRELLVKNKFLLILDDVWTENRNEWLKLEGFFKGAAWGSWVLVTTRSTKTAKNVGIGLMHKLEGLSNDDSWRLFERTAFSEVIEDVNELNYLVNIGQNIIKRCANVPLAIRAMGTLLYGQDKRRWEQVLETGLANIMYEEKGIMPILKFSYDNLEPPLKSCFSYCALFPKDFEIEKTVLLSLWMAQGYVVPLEKDQNIYEAAEEYFLILLRRCFFQDIHKNEEGEIVSCKIHDLMHDIALQVFGYGLCGVNSSTTDDLDKRVRHVSVKGRGFLRSSFRKTHIRTYLQVGTFWDIGADESLVCQLLIACKCLRTLDLSGSQFSSLPKNIGKLLHLRYLDLSHNNELQVIPKSITKLHNLIYLGIEGCDKLNYLPLGMRKLTNLQTLERFMLGKTNLGETQFFDALEDLKAIVSLRGNLLIEIRIPSHGTLSVHETSMGGAGEAYLSRKQQLSGIGFDIEFAETCLRLDFEEDLLGKLCPHSNLKLLMLKGYNCVRMPSWGIGDKLCTFLPNLFYLQISNCQRLQSLPRLGKLCRLKTLYVDNLPNVEYMEDTADLASNSAGSPGVNELPFFPCLETLKVEDLPKLKRWWSGSPSSPLFSHLRRFQMLQCPEMTSIPVCPVIEHMVIRDNKRSLELRLVDDVSSPSSQKWELTTANLGSLKLMPLEYTQLPTRMIIIEDKEVESLSQVRELFQNGFLSNVTAISVFQCPKIKSLFGGIEHLSALTRLSIQYCPNLLSVKKAEADEEKEKGGIPWQYLSRTLCSLTLSDDAMENLSEGVQYLTSLKTLELLCCKQLKTLPKWMPKLTSLECLAIKHCSDQLKERCYQPAGEDWRLIHHIPKVVLL from the exons ATGGCGTTGTCTGTTGCTCAAACAATATTCGCCGCACTTGAATGTCAAGAGCTCAAACGAGTGTGCTCCGCATTTGGCTACAAAGCCGACCTAGAGAAGCTCCAAGGGACTATGGAGACTATTAAGGCTGTCTTACTTGACGCTGATGCGAAGAAGGAGAAGCTAACCTATGAAGCTCAACTCTATATTAAAAGGCTCGAGGATGCTTCTTATGATGCCGATGATTTGATTGACGAGTTTGTCACCCTAGCTCAACAAAAGAAGTTGGTTAAGGGTAATAAGGTGCGTCTCCTTTCACTTTTTAAGGATATGGGTGTTGCCTACAATATATCTCACGGTGTTAAGAAAGTAAGGGATAACTTAGTCAATATAGTTGACCAACATAATAAGTTTGGATTGAATATCGACCACCAACCTATtaggaaaagaagagaagaaactTGTTCCTACATCTATGCCAATGATATCATTGGTAGAGACGACGACCTGGTTAAGATTCGGAACATGTTGATGGACTCTAACGTTCAAAGGGATGTGTCTTTCCTTACAATCACGGGAATGGGAGGCTTGGGAAAAACTGCTCTTGCCCAACTTGTGTATAACGATGAAAAAGTCAAATATGAATTTCCACGGAGATTGTGGGTGTGTGTTTCTGATCAAGATTTAGGATACCTAGATATAAGAGACGTTTTTCGAAAGATTTTAGTTTCAGCTATGGATGAGCCATACGATGGTTGCACTTTGGAGCTTATGCAATGCAAAGTTCGAGAATTATTAGTGAAAAACAAGTTTTTACTCATCTTAGATGATGTATGGACTGAAAACCGTAATGAATGGCTTAAATTAGAGGGGTTTTTTAAGGGAGCGGCATGGGGAAGTTGGGTGTTGGTAACCACACGATCAACGAAAACAGCAAAAAATGTTGGTATAGGGCTTATGCACAAGTTAGAAGGCTTATCTAATGACGATTCATGGCGTTTGTTTGAGAGAACTGCTTTTTCAGAAGTTATTGAAGATGTAAACGAGCTTAACTACTTAGTTAACATTGgacaaaatataattaaaagatgCGCAAATGTGCCACTTGCTATAAGAGCAATGGGAACCCTTTTGTATGGTCAAGATAAACGTAGGTGGGAGCAAGTCTTAGAAACCGGATTAGCTAACATTATGTATGAAGAAAAGGGCATTATGCCTATATTGAAGTTTAGTTACGATAATCTAGAACCCCCGCTCAAGAGTTGTTTTAGTTATTGCGCACTATTTCCCAAGGATTTTGAAATTGAAAAAACGGTATTACTTAGTCTTTGGATGGCACAAGGCTACGTTGTGCCTCTAGAAAAAGATCAAAACATATATGAGGCAGCCGAAGAGTACTTTCTGATTTTGTTACGAAGATGCTTTTTTCAAGACATACATAAAAATGAGGAAGGTGAAATTGTTTCATGTAAAATTCACGATCTTATGCATGACATTGCTCTGCAAGTTTTTGGATACGGGCTTTGTGGTGTGAATTCAAGCACAACAGATGACTTAGATAAAAGAGTTCGGCATGTTTCTGTTAAGGGACGTGGTTTTTTGAGAAGCTCCTTCCGAAAGACTCATATTCGTACCTATCTTCAAGTAGGGACTTTTTGGGATATTGGTGCGGACGAATCACTTGTTTGTCAACTGTTAATAGCTTGCAAGTGCCTCCGCACATTAGACCTTAGTGGGTCACAATTTAGCAGTTTACCAAAAAACATTGGCAAATTGTTGCACCTACGGTATTTGGATCTCTCACATAATAACGAGCTGCAAGTAATCCCAAAATCAATAACAAAATTGCATAATCTTATCTACTTGGGAATTGAGGGTTGTGATAAGCTAAATTATCTACCATTAGGCATGCGAAAATTGACGAATTTGCAGACACTAGAACGATTTATGTTGGGAAAGACGAATTTAGGTGAGACACAATTTTTTGATGCACTAGAAGACCTAAAAGCCATTGTTAGTTTGAGAGGAAATCTCTTAATTGAGATTCGGATTCCTTCACATGGGACATTGTCTGTGCACGAAACAAGCATGGGAGGAGCGGGAGAAGCATATCTGAGTAGGAAGCAACAACTAAGTGGTATTGGTTTTGATATAGAATTTGCAGAGACTTGCTTAAGATTGGATTTTGAGGAGGACTTGCTTGGAAAATTGTGTCCCCATTCTAATCTCAAGCTATTAATGCTGAAAGGATACAATTGTGTAAGGATGCCAAGTTGGGGGATAGGAGATAAATTGTGCACTTTCCTTCCTAATCTTTTTTATTTGCAAATTAGCAACTGCCAACGGTTGCAGTCCCTTCCACGGTTGGGAAAATTGTGTCGTCTAAAAACTTTGTACGTCGATAACTTGCCTAATGTAGAGTACATGGAGGATACTGCAGATCTAGCCTCAAATTCAGCAGGTAGTCCTGGTGTTAATGAATTGCCATTCTTTCCCTGCCTTGAAACACTCAAGGTTGAAGATCTACCAAAATTGAAAAGATGGTGGTCCGGATCACCTTCATCTCCCTTGTTTTCTCACTTGAGAAGGTTTCAGATGCTACAATGCCCAGAAATGACATCCATTCCGGTCTGTCCCGTTATTGAACACATGGTTATACGTGATAATAAAAGATCTCTGGAACTGAGATTAGTAGACGATGTTTCTTCCCCATCCTCTCAAAAATGGGAGCTTACTACAGCCAACTTAGGATCCCTAAAATTGATGCCCTTGGAGTATACCCAGCTTCCTACGAGGATGATTATAATAGAAGATAAGGAGGTGGAAAGTTTGTCACAAGTTAGAGAGTTATTCCAAAACGGCTTCTTATCTAATGTTACGGCTATATCAGTTTTCCAATGCCCCAAAATCAAGTCTCTATTTGGAGGGATAGAGCATCTCTCGGCCTTGACAAGATTATCTATACAATACTGTCCGAATCTGTTGTCCGTCAAAAAAGCTGAAGCagatgaagaaaaagaaaaaggtggCATACCATGGCAATACCTTTCTCGCACCCTTTGTTCTTTGACATTATCAGATGATGCCATGGAGAATCTTTCAGAGGGAGTGCAATATTTGACATCCCTAAAAACTCTTGAACTATTGTGCTGCAAACAACTGAAAACTCTGCCGAAATGGATGCCTAAACTCACTTCTCTCGAATGCCTCGCAATCAAGCACTGTTCCGACCAGCTCAAGGAAAGATGCTATCAGCCAGCTGGGGAGGACTGGCGCCTCATTCATCACATCCCCAAAGTTGTCCT TTTGTAA